Proteins co-encoded in one Peptococcaceae bacterium 1198_IL3148 genomic window:
- a CDS encoding WYL domain-containing protein, with translation MGRAHKKHNHAANLNLILNELRKTSRDGGLTLKELCELCGVCKRNIYRYLNEIEEMGFELVRPLQSKPGQIGHGKYRLRRKTLPETSVDTNLMMIMGLNAQRELQYREHLKIINEFFIRYLAAKYCLSLPADWKLPEENEEKQSSALQTCKQTTSTQAVLQNIHCNKNNKELVETAKIIISPTAAESYKRESVPSELVLEEVLSDGSILITLKLNTCKEILPWVFQWSGEAEIVEPKRLRLKMKEYCNSVIKAHRSKYLSRKLSYLHATEIS, from the coding sequence ATGGGTAGAGCCCATAAAAAACATAATCATGCGGCGAATCTTAATCTAATATTAAATGAGTTAAGAAAAACATCTCGTGATGGAGGTTTAACGCTGAAGGAATTATGCGAACTCTGCGGGGTTTGTAAAAGAAACATATACAGGTATCTTAACGAAATAGAAGAAATGGGCTTTGAACTTGTTCGGCCATTGCAGTCAAAGCCTGGGCAAATTGGTCACGGCAAGTACCGGTTACGCAGAAAAACTTTGCCAGAAACTTCAGTAGATACTAATTTAATGATGATTATGGGACTAAATGCGCAAAGGGAATTACAATATCGTGAGCATTTGAAAATCATTAATGAATTTTTTATCAGATATTTGGCGGCGAAATATTGTTTGAGCTTGCCTGCAGACTGGAAATTACCTGAAGAAAACGAAGAAAAACAAAGCTCTGCATTACAAACTTGCAAACAAACAACCTCTACGCAGGCTGTATTACAAAATATACATTGCAATAAAAATAATAAGGAACTGGTGGAAACTGCTAAGATTATCATCAGTCCAACTGCAGCGGAAAGTTATAAACGGGAGTCGGTGCCTTCAGAGTTAGTTTTAGAAGAAGTGTTATCTGATGGTTCAATACTAATCACCCTTAAACTTAATACTTGCAAAGAAATATTACCTTGGGTATTTCAATGGAGTGGAGAAGCGGAAATAGTGGAACCAAAAAGGCTACGGCTCAAAATGAAAGAATATTGTAACTCAGTCATTAAAGCCCACCGCAGCAAGTACCTATCGCGAAAATTATCTTATCTGCATGCTACAGAAATTAGCTAA
- a CDS encoding CBS domain-containing protein has product MLPPENSTAKDIMLPVDSYPIIYENDTVKRALSKFQFSLCSYQNKRRNLLVLDQEDKPIGWVTLRDILSVIQPISTLKSYIQGWNLADYNGPATYFAREFYNSIDSNYWQKTLTELCENLADKIITDIIRPLESGAVHANTSLHTAATIMSENNISTLPVVEQGKLVGFIRAEDIVLEMAKVVMNVPHTEKGKLTIPSTSS; this is encoded by the coding sequence GTGTTACCACCTGAAAATTCCACAGCAAAGGATATTATGTTACCTGTTGACAGTTACCCAATAATCTACGAAAATGATACTGTTAAGAGAGCATTATCTAAGTTTCAGTTTTCTTTGTGCTCTTATCAAAACAAGAGACGCAATCTATTAGTGTTGGACCAAGAGGATAAACCCATTGGTTGGGTAACTTTAAGAGATATTTTATCAGTAATTCAACCCATAAGCACCCTTAAGAGCTACATTCAGGGTTGGAACTTAGCTGATTATAACGGGCCTGCCACCTATTTTGCCCGTGAATTTTACAACAGTATTGATAGTAATTATTGGCAAAAAACACTCACTGAATTGTGTGAAAATCTAGCAGACAAAATAATAACTGATATAATCAGGCCATTAGAATCAGGGGCAGTGCATGCCAATACATCACTTCACACAGCGGCAACCATTATGTCAGAAAATAATATTTCTACTTTACCAGTGGTAGAACAGGGTAAATTGGTTGGCTTTATTCGTGCAGAAGATATAGTATTAGAAATGGCTAAGGTTGTTATGAATGTGCCACATACAGAAAAGGGCAAGCTAACGATTCCTTCAACAAGTTCATGA
- a CDS encoding DUF1634 domain-containing protein codes for MANSQLAKQQVNTAVTNQPLMNVPAEQVAYAKMINYGQWLGLAVLVVTFLLYVTGMVPGMVHPSEIAQNWHLSAHEYLEVTGSPTGWEWLGMLNYGNFLSLLGVAWLGGLTIIAYLIFLVPAYLKQKDIAFFTIAITEVIVLVVAASGILGSAGH; via the coding sequence ATGGCAAATAGCCAATTAGCTAAACAACAAGTAAATACAGCAGTCACCAATCAACCTCTAATGAATGTTCCCGCTGAACAGGTGGCTTATGCGAAAATGATTAACTACGGACAATGGTTGGGCTTAGCTGTGCTGGTTGTAACATTCTTACTATATGTCACCGGAATGGTGCCCGGAATGGTTCACCCCAGTGAAATTGCTCAAAACTGGCATTTAAGCGCCCATGAATATCTTGAGGTGACTGGATCTCCTACAGGTTGGGAGTGGTTAGGTATGCTAAATTATGGTAACTTTTTAAGTTTGCTGGGGGTTGCCTGGCTTGGTGGTTTAACAATAATTGCTTATCTAATATTTTTAGTACCAGCTTACCTAAAGCAAAAAGATATTGCATTCTTCACTATCGCAATCACTGAAGTTATCGTTCTGGTGGTTGCTGCCTCTGGCATCCTCGGTTCTGCCGGTCATTAA
- a CDS encoding sulfite exporter TauE/SafE family protein, with protein sequence MLEIIVEKISSITLAVSTAMPDIANSVATAAGNPGTPWWIWPALLLVTSFVLGIVAVLAGVGGGVLFVPIVGSFFPFNLDFVRGAGLIVALSGALAAGPGLLKKGFANLRLALPVALIASTFSIIGAFIGLALPQDILQIALGVTISAIAMLFIFSKNSDVPNVPEGGDGLAKKLKICGTYVEETSGKQINWTIWRTAQGYLTFIFIGLIAGMFGLGAGWANVPVLNLLMGAPLKLAVGSSKFLLSITDTSAAWIYLNQGAVLPIIAVPSVIGIMLGSQVGVKLLSKSKPKTVRYLVIAMLIFAGINSILKGLGVM encoded by the coding sequence ATGTTAGAAATAATTGTTGAGAAAATTAGTTCTATAACATTGGCTGTATCAACCGCCATGCCCGATATTGCCAATTCAGTAGCAACCGCTGCCGGCAACCCTGGTACCCCATGGTGGATTTGGCCCGCATTATTACTAGTAACATCATTTGTGCTAGGTATCGTGGCGGTATTGGCCGGTGTAGGTGGCGGTGTATTGTTTGTACCAATTGTCGGTAGTTTCTTCCCGTTTAACTTAGATTTTGTCCGCGGAGCTGGTTTAATAGTTGCTCTATCAGGTGCATTGGCCGCCGGTCCCGGATTATTAAAAAAAGGGTTTGCTAATTTAAGGTTAGCGCTACCAGTGGCTTTAATCGCCTCCACCTTTAGTATTATCGGTGCTTTTATCGGTTTGGCACTGCCACAGGATATTTTGCAGATTGCTTTAGGGGTAACAATCAGTGCCATTGCTATGTTATTTATTTTCTCAAAAAACAGTGACGTGCCCAACGTTCCGGAGGGCGGAGATGGCTTAGCTAAAAAATTAAAAATATGTGGTACTTATGTTGAAGAAACCTCCGGCAAACAAATTAATTGGACTATATGGCGTACCGCTCAAGGTTACCTAACGTTTATTTTCATCGGCCTGATTGCCGGTATGTTCGGTCTTGGCGCCGGTTGGGCAAACGTGCCAGTGCTAAATTTACTGATGGGCGCACCACTTAAACTGGCCGTTGGTTCCAGTAAATTTTTGCTCTCCATCACAGATACATCGGCTGCATGGATTTATCTCAACCAAGGGGCAGTGCTGCCGATTATAGCAGTTCCCTCAGTAATAGGTATTATGCTAGGCTCACAAGTGGGTGTTAAATTGTTATCAAAATCCAAGCCTAAAACTGTGAGGTATCTAGTGATTGCCATGCTCATCTTTGCCGGTATTAACTCAATTCTAAAGGGTCTGGGAGTAATGTAG
- a CDS encoding ATP-binding protein: protein MQLFSRRSLRFQVIVITLIILVIPALVILYDNHYAGKKEEITFMAKEERLGTIVQTVSQDLNAQMFANKKLMSQMNTKELHAYLGELFSEVATPKVEINPGVRLSLYIPESNELVVKGFLHNYRKLSADEQVEREKEIFKSSYAGIQSVIASGHPLATISGEPDDRFFQNFVPIRYNDEIVAVLWADERLHPIFDQARQFRTMSRSFSLLAIVIGGLGAFVVINNLTLNVRRIKKGLENLEKDINNLLPEMPGEMGQIVGAINKMACSLAEKERLEEEMRRQERLASLGQVVTGVAHELRNPLGIIKTTVQLMEGEVNEPSVQEYCHVIKNQVDRQNKVITELLAYGRPSKPLKELLQLNKLLDAVLTFTSAQLRQNKVKLKTIYDQNLPHVYADADRIKQVFVNLILNSVQAMPHGGRLVISTSYNLDQVMVKFKDSGIGIQEGDIKKVFEPFFTTKDTGTGLGLTICRQIVMMHKGDIKVENNEEGGVTFIVILPIVEQGVDN, encoded by the coding sequence ATGCAGTTATTTTCTCGTCGGAGCTTGCGGTTTCAAGTGATTGTGATTACCTTAATAATACTGGTCATCCCAGCATTGGTAATTTTATACGACAATCACTATGCCGGCAAAAAAGAAGAAATAACCTTTATGGCCAAAGAAGAAAGACTGGGAACTATTGTTCAGACTGTTTCACAGGACTTGAACGCCCAAATGTTTGCTAATAAAAAACTTATGTCGCAAATGAACACTAAAGAGCTACATGCTTACTTAGGAGAACTATTTTCTGAGGTGGCAACACCGAAGGTGGAAATAAATCCTGGTGTCAGGCTAAGTCTTTATATTCCTGAAAGCAATGAATTGGTAGTAAAGGGCTTTTTGCACAACTACCGTAAATTATCCGCAGATGAACAAGTGGAACGGGAAAAGGAAATATTTAAAAGTTCTTATGCTGGTATTCAAAGTGTAATTGCCAGCGGACATCCTTTGGCTACCATTTCCGGGGAGCCTGACGATAGATTTTTTCAAAACTTTGTGCCTATAAGATATAACGATGAGATTGTTGCTGTGCTTTGGGCAGATGAGCGATTGCACCCAATTTTTGATCAAGCTCGTCAGTTTCGGACGATGAGTAGATCTTTTTCCTTACTGGCGATAGTAATTGGTGGATTGGGTGCTTTTGTGGTGATTAACAACTTAACATTAAATGTGCGTAGAATTAAAAAAGGATTAGAGAATCTAGAAAAGGATATAAACAATTTGCTGCCAGAAATGCCCGGCGAAATGGGCCAAATTGTTGGAGCCATTAATAAAATGGCCTGTTCATTGGCTGAAAAGGAACGATTGGAAGAAGAAATGAGGCGTCAAGAGCGCTTAGCCTCTTTAGGACAAGTGGTGACCGGGGTTGCCCATGAATTGCGCAATCCGTTAGGCATTATTAAAACCACTGTGCAATTGATGGAAGGGGAGGTAAATGAACCGTCAGTACAAGAGTATTGTCATGTAATTAAAAATCAAGTGGATCGTCAGAACAAAGTAATAACAGAGTTATTGGCCTATGGTAGACCCAGTAAACCATTAAAGGAATTGCTACAACTAAACAAATTGTTAGATGCTGTGTTAACCTTTACCAGTGCGCAACTGCGCCAAAACAAAGTTAAATTAAAGACTATTTATGATCAGAATTTACCGCATGTTTATGCTGACGCTGATCGCATAAAACAGGTATTTGTCAACTTGATTCTTAACTCGGTACAGGCAATGCCTCATGGTGGACGGTTAGTTATTAGCACCAGCTATAACTTAGATCAGGTGATGGTAAAATTTAAAGATAGCGGTATAGGAATTCAGGAAGGTGATATTAAAAAAGTATTTGAGCCATTTTTCACAACCAAAGATACAGGTACTGGTTTGGGGTTAACGATTTGCCGACAAATAGTAATGATGCACAAAGGAGACATCAAAGTCGAGAACAACGAAGAAGGCGGTGTAACTTTTATAGTTATACTACCCATTGTCGAGCAGGGGGTGGATAATTAA
- a CDS encoding sigma-54 dependent transcriptional regulator encodes MIPKILIIDDEEYMCWALKRAMEQEGYHAVTATSGNQGINLLKEKGPSLILLDLKMPEMDGLEVLSIIREIHPNVPVIMITAHGTIQTAIEAMKLGAVDYITKPFDLDELKMVVKQALKYSKLVSEVSFLRSELSKKYGTIIGESQAMKEVMMLIDRVATTNATVMITGESGTGKEVTARAIHQASERRDNPFVPVNCAALPEQLLESELFGHEKGAFTGAVALRTGRFELADKGTIFLDEIAEMPLSMQAKLLRVIQERTFERVGGTETLKVDVRIVAATNKDIKKSVEKGEFREDLYYRLNVIHIQLPPLRDRKEDIPLLANNFLFKYMMGTHPVKNISKEAMDLLLSYNWPGNIRELQNVIERAVIICQGDTVLPEHLPKELQQNGHEDVESIINFPDTGISLEQVEKELILKALTKSSGNQTKAAQLLGITRSALIYRSQKYNINLG; translated from the coding sequence ATGATTCCTAAGATTTTGATTATTGATGATGAGGAGTATATGTGTTGGGCATTAAAAAGGGCAATGGAGCAAGAAGGTTATCACGCTGTTACCGCCACCTCTGGTAACCAGGGAATTAACTTATTAAAAGAAAAGGGCCCATCCTTAATTTTATTGGACCTAAAAATGCCTGAGATGGATGGCTTGGAAGTGTTAAGCATTATCCGAGAAATTCACCCTAACGTACCAGTAATTATGATTACCGCCCATGGCACCATTCAAACTGCCATTGAAGCAATGAAGTTAGGGGCGGTGGATTATATTACCAAACCCTTTGATTTAGATGAATTAAAAATGGTGGTTAAACAGGCACTGAAGTACAGCAAACTGGTTTCTGAGGTATCGTTTTTGCGATCTGAGCTTAGCAAGAAATATGGCACCATTATAGGTGAAAGTCAGGCCATGAAAGAAGTAATGATGCTGATTGATCGGGTAGCCACCACTAATGCCACCGTGATGATAACCGGTGAGAGTGGCACCGGAAAAGAAGTGACTGCCCGGGCCATTCACCAAGCCAGTGAACGGCGTGATAATCCATTCGTGCCGGTAAACTGTGCTGCCCTGCCGGAGCAGTTGTTGGAAAGTGAGCTGTTTGGTCACGAAAAAGGTGCCTTTACCGGGGCGGTGGCTTTGAGAACGGGGCGCTTTGAGCTGGCGGACAAAGGGACTATTTTTTTAGACGAAATAGCAGAAATGCCTTTATCAATGCAGGCTAAATTACTGCGGGTTATACAAGAACGAACCTTTGAACGGGTAGGTGGTACAGAAACTTTAAAAGTTGATGTGCGGATAGTTGCAGCCACCAATAAAGATATAAAAAAATCAGTGGAAAAAGGTGAATTTAGGGAGGACTTATACTATCGATTGAATGTTATACACATTCAATTACCGCCCCTAAGAGACCGCAAAGAAGATATTCCATTATTGGCAAACAACTTTTTGTTTAAGTATATGATGGGTACCCATCCGGTAAAAAATATATCTAAAGAAGCTATGGATTTGTTATTAAGCTATAATTGGCCAGGTAACATCCGGGAACTGCAAAATGTTATCGAGCGAGCTGTGATTATCTGTCAGGGGGATACGGTATTACCTGAGCATTTACCAAAAGAGTTGCAGCAGAACGGTCACGAAGATGTGGAAAGCATCATTAATTTTCCCGATACAGGTATTTCACTGGAACAGGTGGAAAAGGAATTGATTTTAAAGGCTTTGACGAAAAGCAGTGGCAATCAAACTAAAGCAGCTCAATTATTGGGGATCACCCGTTCGGCCTTGATTTACCGTAGCCAAAAGTATAATATTAACTTAGGTTAA
- a CDS encoding radical SAM protein, with translation MGNFIPAYKTIKLEELKERAQQAVQLLADCTVCAQHCHVNRLQGEKGFCRVGREAVVASFGRHFGEEDVLVGQNGSGTIFFSYCNLACQFCQNCEVSHNGEGREVSADELAEIMLDLQRIGCHNINLVSPSHIVPQILEALVIAAEKGLNIPLVYNTGSYDEIKTIELLDGIVDIYLPDIKFSIDKQGEKYAAAPNYFTVARKVIKEMHRQVGDLQKNNQNIATRGILVRHLVMPNDVSGSEMVLQYLANEISPHTYINIMDQYYPAHNASKFPEISRPTSGREHRWVLQKARELGLDRVV, from the coding sequence TTGGGTAACTTTATACCAGCTTACAAAACAATAAAGCTAGAAGAATTAAAAGAGAGAGCTCAACAGGCGGTGCAGCTATTGGCGGATTGTACCGTTTGTGCCCAACATTGTCATGTTAACCGCCTGCAAGGCGAAAAAGGTTTTTGCCGAGTGGGCAGAGAGGCTGTGGTCGCTAGCTTTGGCAGACATTTTGGGGAAGAAGATGTGTTGGTGGGACAAAACGGCTCCGGTACAATATTCTTCAGTTATTGCAATCTAGCTTGTCAGTTCTGTCAAAATTGTGAGGTCAGTCACAATGGAGAAGGCAGAGAAGTAAGTGCAGATGAGTTGGCGGAAATAATGCTTGACCTGCAACGGATAGGTTGTCACAATATAAATTTAGTATCTCCCAGCCATATTGTGCCCCAAATTTTAGAGGCTTTAGTAATAGCCGCTGAAAAGGGCTTAAATATTCCCTTGGTATACAACACTGGTAGTTATGATGAAATAAAAACCATAGAATTACTGGATGGTATAGTGGACATCTATCTGCCAGACATCAAGTTTTCCATTGATAAGCAAGGAGAAAAATATGCAGCAGCCCCGAATTATTTTACAGTGGCGAGAAAAGTCATTAAAGAAATGCATAGGCAAGTGGGAGACCTGCAAAAAAATAATCAAAACATAGCCACTCGGGGTATACTGGTAAGGCACCTAGTAATGCCCAATGATGTTTCTGGCAGTGAAATGGTGCTACAGTACCTAGCAAATGAAATTTCACCCCATACATATATCAACATTATGGATCAATATTACCCGGCCCATAATGCTAGCAAATTTCCAGAAATCAGCCGCCCCACCAGTGGTCGTGAGCACCGTTGGGTGCTACAAAAGGCTAGAGAGTTGGGTTTGGATAGGGTTGTTTAA
- the rlmD gene encoding 23S rRNA (uracil(1939)-C(5))-methyltransferase RlmD: protein MNNEVTINITGLTHQGEGVGRLPDGLAVFVPGVVPGEMAQVKIIQRKKNFARAKLLHILQATADRCQPECSVFSECGGCTLQHVNYQAQLTYKRQQVVDNLTRIGKLSEVNVESTLGMDNPWHYRNKVHFQVQQINGGIRLGYFEQGSHHFLPLTPHYCQLVDEDLNDTAKQVEMILNKHKVSVYNWRTKSGLLRHVLLRKAVATDQIMVVLVTGRGSWYNQKLIAADIQKLQPKVVSVIRNINKASNRVVLGDENITLAGQATITDKLANLYFEISPNSFYQVNPVQTQLLYQKALEYAELNGNEKVLDAYCGIGTIALFMAGHAKEVMGLEVVPQAVENAKENAARNGVSNAEFYQGEVERMLPLMYKEGYRPGVVVLDPPRKGCEPEVLQTITQMQVPRIVYVSCDSSTMSRDIAYLHENGYQARKVQPVDMFPHTAHVETVVLMSRK, encoded by the coding sequence TTGAATAATGAGGTAACAATTAATATAACCGGCTTAACGCACCAGGGGGAAGGGGTGGGACGCCTTCCCGATGGATTAGCGGTGTTTGTTCCTGGGGTGGTGCCGGGCGAAATGGCACAAGTGAAGATAATTCAACGCAAGAAAAACTTTGCTAGGGCAAAGCTGCTGCATATTTTGCAAGCCACAGCAGACCGTTGCCAACCGGAGTGTAGTGTTTTCAGTGAATGTGGTGGTTGCACGCTACAGCACGTTAACTATCAAGCTCAGCTTACCTATAAAAGGCAGCAGGTGGTAGATAATTTAACCCGCATTGGTAAATTATCAGAGGTAAATGTTGAAAGTACTTTAGGTATGGACAACCCTTGGCATTACCGCAATAAAGTGCATTTTCAGGTGCAACAGATTAATGGTGGTATCCGCTTAGGTTATTTTGAACAGGGCAGTCACCATTTTTTGCCCCTGACCCCACACTACTGCCAATTGGTGGATGAAGATTTAAACGACACTGCTAAGCAAGTAGAAATGATATTAAACAAACATAAAGTATCAGTGTATAATTGGCGGACTAAGAGTGGTTTGTTGCGCCATGTGCTTTTGCGTAAAGCGGTGGCTACAGACCAAATCATGGTGGTGTTGGTGACCGGCAGGGGCAGTTGGTACAACCAAAAACTTATTGCCGCTGACATCCAAAAATTGCAACCCAAAGTGGTATCGGTGATCCGCAATATCAATAAGGCCAGCAACCGAGTGGTGTTAGGGGATGAAAACATCACCTTGGCTGGCCAAGCCACCATTACAGATAAATTGGCCAATCTATACTTTGAAATTTCCCCCAACTCTTTCTATCAGGTAAACCCAGTTCAAACCCAACTGCTATATCAAAAGGCATTAGAATATGCGGAGCTAAACGGTAACGAAAAAGTATTGGACGCCTATTGTGGTATTGGCACCATCGCCCTTTTCATGGCTGGCCATGCTAAAGAGGTGATGGGGTTAGAAGTGGTACCCCAAGCAGTGGAAAATGCCAAAGAAAATGCAGCGAGAAATGGTGTCAGCAATGCTGAGTTTTACCAAGGGGAAGTTGAAAGAATGTTGCCATTAATGTATAAAGAGGGCTATCGCCCAGGTGTAGTGGTGCTGGATCCGCCACGCAAAGGCTGTGAACCAGAGGTGCTCCAAACCATTACCCAAATGCAAGTGCCAAGGATTGTCTACGTATCTTGCGACTCCAGCACCATGTCCAGAGATATAGCCTATTTACATGAAAATGGTTACCAGGCAAGAAAAGTACAACCGGTGGACATGTTTCCGCATACGGCTCACGTTGAGACGGTTGTATTGATGTCTAGAAAGTGA
- a CDS encoding helix-turn-helix transcriptional regulator, whose translation MAISYKKLWKLLIDRDMKKKDLQKLAGISSATITKLGKNENVSTEIIQKICIALECDVCDIMEMDTKRN comes from the coding sequence ATGGCAATTAGTTATAAAAAACTTTGGAAGCTTCTTATTGATAGAGATATGAAAAAGAAAGACTTACAGAAACTTGCAGGCATTAGTTCTGCTACGATCACAAAGCTTGGTAAAAACGAAAATGTTAGTACAGAAATAATACAAAAAATCTGTATAGCGTTGGAATGTGACGTCTGTGATATCATGGAAATGGATACCAAACGGAATTAG